A section of the Apodemus sylvaticus chromosome 10, mApoSyl1.1, whole genome shotgun sequence genome encodes:
- the Ptx4 gene encoding pentraxin-4 isoform X2 — MGYLKKKTLPFLLLFVSLYIHRTPSQEADPARQRKPFFERLRRLEEQSLVEQSQAVALAMNQSQAAIQGDVAQLKTRFRKSQRRSRKMDSRLQAVDLSLSTKSRQWVEKEKEQKAQREALASLALSFRTLQDALVGLTQQVHSQDARLATLEGQTQRASPGTAALGLTTAPTPTQLAQQDPGSLQLWRDRLASASSPQHRSSPQDVTVHVQEMQTFQAPSSHQAAPPRAYRGPGNICSTGPVLTFPNTSTENVIFLSPGFLMPLRALSFCSWVRIATSHLGTLLSYATKDNDNKLVLHGRDSLVPGSIHFVIGDPVFRELSLQPLLDGQWHHICIIWTSVEGKYWLHIDRRIVATGSRFREGYEIPPGGSLVLGQEQDTVGGEFDSSEAFVGSISGLAIWDRALLPGEVANLASGEELPTGAILTLTNVTSVGGFVQRAKCTCLEQCP; from the exons ATGGGGTACTTGAAGAAGAAGACCCTaccttttctcctcctttttgtGTCCCTGTATATACACAGGACTCCGTCACAGGAAGCTGACCCAGCCAGGCAAAGAAAGCCATTTTTTGAGAGGCTCCGACGACTGGAAGAGCAG AGCCTGGTGGAACAGAGCCAAGCTGTAGCTCTAGCAATGAATCAGTCTCAAGCTGCCATACAAGGAGATGTGGCCCAGCTAAAGACCCGGTTTAGGAAGAGCCAGAGAAGGAGCCGGAAGATGGATTCCCGACTCCAAGCTGTGGACCTCTCCctgagcacaaagagcaggcagtgggtagagaaggaaaaggaacaaaAGGCACAGAGGGAGGCTCTTGCAAGCCTGGCCCTAAGCTTTCGGACACTCCAGGATGCACTGGTCGGCCTCACACAGCAAGTCCATAGCCAGGATGCCAGGCTTGCCACTCTTGAGGGACAGACACAGAGGGCCTCCCCTGGCACTGCAGCCCTGGGGCTGACCACAgcccccacacccacccagctTGCTCAACAAGACCCAGGTTCCTTGCAACTGTGGAGGGACAGACTGGCATCCGCGTCTTCACCCCAGCACAGGAGTTCCCCCCAAGACGTCACTGTCCACGTCCAGGAGATGCAGACGTTCCAAGCCCCAAGCAGTCATCAAGCAGCCCCACCAAGGGCCTACCGAGGACCAGGAAACA TTTGCAGCACGGGCCCAGTGCTCACATTCCCCAACACCTCCACTGAAAATGTGATCTTTCTTAGCCCTGGCTTCCTCATGCCCCTACGGGCCCTGTCCTTCTGCAGTTGGGTCCGCATAGCCACCAGCCACCTGGGCACCCTCCTTTCCTACGCTACCAAAGACAATGACAACAAGCTAGTACTGCACGGCCGAGACTCCCTGGTCCCCGGCTCCATCCACTTTGTGATTGGGGACCCAGTCTTCAGGGAATTGTCCCTGCAACCGCTCCTGGATGGCCAGTGGCACCACATTTGTATCATCTGGACATCTGTGGAGGGGAAGTACTGGCTCCACATAGACCGAAGGATAGTAGCCACCGGCTCCCGCTTCAGAGAGGGCTATGAGATCCCTCCCGGAGGCTCACTTGTGCTGGGCCAGGAACAAGACACTGTGGGGGGTGAGTTTGACAGCTCTGAGGCCTTTGTCGGGAGCATATCTGGCTTGGCCATCTGGGACCGGGCGCTGCTCCCTGGAGAAGTTGCAAACTTGGCTTCTGGGGAAGAGCTCCCAACAGGTGCCATTCTGACCCTGACCAATGTTACGTCTGTGGGTGGATTTGTGCAGAGAGCCAAATGTACCTGCCTGGAGCAATGCCCATGA
- the Ptx4 gene encoding pentraxin-4 isoform X1 yields MGYLKKKTLPFLLLFVSLYIHRTPSQEADPARQRKPFFERLRRLEEQFQRFQQVTLTHLQDIANNYNVYYNMDARLQSLVEQSQAVALAMNQSQAAIQGDVAQLKTRFRKSQRRSRKMDSRLQAVDLSLSTKSRQWVEKEKEQKAQREALASLALSFRTLQDALVGLTQQVHSQDARLATLEGQTQRASPGTAALGLTTAPTPTQLAQQDPGSLQLWRDRLASASSPQHRSSPQDVTVHVQEMQTFQAPSSHQAAPPRAYRGPGNICSTGPVLTFPNTSTENVIFLSPGFLMPLRALSFCSWVRIATSHLGTLLSYATKDNDNKLVLHGRDSLVPGSIHFVIGDPVFRELSLQPLLDGQWHHICIIWTSVEGKYWLHIDRRIVATGSRFREGYEIPPGGSLVLGQEQDTVGGEFDSSEAFVGSISGLAIWDRALLPGEVANLASGEELPTGAILTLTNVTSVGGFVQRAKCTCLEQCP; encoded by the exons ATGGGGTACTTGAAGAAGAAGACCCTaccttttctcctcctttttgtGTCCCTGTATATACACAGGACTCCGTCACAGGAAGCTGACCCAGCCAGGCAAAGAAAGCCATTTTTTGAGAGGCTCCGACGACTGGAAGAGCAG tttcagagattccaGCAGGTGACCTTAACACACCTGCAGGACATTGCCAACAACTACAACGTGTACTACAACATGGACGCCCGTCTCCAGAGCCTGGTGGAACAGAGCCAAGCTGTAGCTCTAGCAATGAATCAGTCTCAAGCTGCCATACAAGGAGATGTGGCCCAGCTAAAGACCCGGTTTAGGAAGAGCCAGAGAAGGAGCCGGAAGATGGATTCCCGACTCCAAGCTGTGGACCTCTCCctgagcacaaagagcaggcagtgggtagagaaggaaaaggaacaaaAGGCACAGAGGGAGGCTCTTGCAAGCCTGGCCCTAAGCTTTCGGACACTCCAGGATGCACTGGTCGGCCTCACACAGCAAGTCCATAGCCAGGATGCCAGGCTTGCCACTCTTGAGGGACAGACACAGAGGGCCTCCCCTGGCACTGCAGCCCTGGGGCTGACCACAgcccccacacccacccagctTGCTCAACAAGACCCAGGTTCCTTGCAACTGTGGAGGGACAGACTGGCATCCGCGTCTTCACCCCAGCACAGGAGTTCCCCCCAAGACGTCACTGTCCACGTCCAGGAGATGCAGACGTTCCAAGCCCCAAGCAGTCATCAAGCAGCCCCACCAAGGGCCTACCGAGGACCAGGAAACA TTTGCAGCACGGGCCCAGTGCTCACATTCCCCAACACCTCCACTGAAAATGTGATCTTTCTTAGCCCTGGCTTCCTCATGCCCCTACGGGCCCTGTCCTTCTGCAGTTGGGTCCGCATAGCCACCAGCCACCTGGGCACCCTCCTTTCCTACGCTACCAAAGACAATGACAACAAGCTAGTACTGCACGGCCGAGACTCCCTGGTCCCCGGCTCCATCCACTTTGTGATTGGGGACCCAGTCTTCAGGGAATTGTCCCTGCAACCGCTCCTGGATGGCCAGTGGCACCACATTTGTATCATCTGGACATCTGTGGAGGGGAAGTACTGGCTCCACATAGACCGAAGGATAGTAGCCACCGGCTCCCGCTTCAGAGAGGGCTATGAGATCCCTCCCGGAGGCTCACTTGTGCTGGGCCAGGAACAAGACACTGTGGGGGGTGAGTTTGACAGCTCTGAGGCCTTTGTCGGGAGCATATCTGGCTTGGCCATCTGGGACCGGGCGCTGCTCCCTGGAGAAGTTGCAAACTTGGCTTCTGGGGAAGAGCTCCCAACAGGTGCCATTCTGACCCTGACCAATGTTACGTCTGTGGGTGGATTTGTGCAGAGAGCCAAATGTACCTGCCTGGAGCAATGCCCATGA